The following coding sequences lie in one Microvirgula aerodenitrificans DSM 15089 genomic window:
- a CDS encoding AEC family transporter, with protein sequence MGILGSFSKRAIVDASTDNNNRIGADRMPGSVNWLARMLVRIVTIILPVLLMILIGWLYGRRARPDMSATNRINMDICVPMLVFSALAARDFDLAANWKLIPAAIGIVVLSGLLAWPVSRLAGISPRTLLPPTMFNNCGNMGLPLALLAFGREGFNASVMLFVVSNLLHFTLGAFVFCRQTRFTGLLKNPIVIATAAGLLFGIFDLHLPEPLMIGIKMMGDVTIPLMLFALGVRMVDARLSGWRIGLLGAVLCPLTGLLAAAVLVPLLQLDPAMRAQVYLFGSLPPAVLNFLMAEHYRQEPDRMAAIVLIGNLASIVFVPFGLWLALA encoded by the coding sequence ATGGGGATCCTTGGGTCGTTCTCGAAACGCGCTATTGTGGACGCGTCGACCGACAACAACAACCGGATCGGCGCGGATAGAATGCCGGGGTCCGTCAACTGGCTTGCCCGAATGCTTGTCCGCATCGTCACCATCATCCTTCCCGTCCTGCTGATGATCCTGATCGGCTGGCTGTACGGCCGCCGTGCCCGCCCGGACATGAGCGCGACCAACCGCATCAATATGGACATCTGCGTGCCGATGCTGGTGTTCTCCGCGCTGGCCGCACGCGATTTCGATCTGGCGGCGAACTGGAAACTGATTCCGGCCGCCATCGGCATCGTCGTCCTGTCCGGTCTGCTGGCGTGGCCGGTCAGCCGGCTGGCCGGCATCAGCCCGCGCACACTGCTGCCGCCGACCATGTTCAACAACTGCGGCAATATGGGCCTGCCGCTGGCGCTGCTGGCCTTTGGCCGCGAGGGATTCAATGCCTCGGTGATGCTGTTCGTGGTGTCGAACCTGCTGCACTTCACCCTGGGCGCCTTTGTCTTCTGCCGCCAGACCCGCTTTACCGGCCTGCTGAAAAACCCGATCGTGATTGCCACCGCTGCCGGGCTGCTGTTCGGCATTTTCGATCTGCATCTGCCGGAACCGTTGATGATCGGCATCAAGATGATGGGCGACGTGACCATCCCGCTGATGCTGTTCGCGCTCGGAGTACGCATGGTCGATGCCAGGCTGTCCGGCTGGCGTATCGGCCTGCTCGGCGCCGTGCTGTGCCCGCTGACCGGTTTGCTGGCCGCCGCGGTGCTGGTGCCGTTGCTGCAACTGGACCCGGCAATGCGCGCACAGGTCTATCTGTTCGGCTCGCTGCCACCGGCGGTGCTGAATTTCCTGATGGCCGAGCACTACCGCCAGGAGC
- a CDS encoding DsbC family protein — MRKLRTLATALMFIPLFACAVEGDGNTAAVKKSFEQKFPQREVQSVSASPVKGVYEVVLAGRQIVYTDAKVTHLFVGDLIDVQNKKSLTEERMAALSKVNWADLPLELAIKDVRGDGSRKLAVFSDPDCPFCKRLERDSLPGLNNVTIYTFLLPLTELHPDAMNKSKKIWCSKDRLASWTGVMRDGKALTGDGNCDTAALDRIQALGKKLGVTGTPALVFGNGQLVAGAIPRDDIDKLLSSK; from the coding sequence ATGCGCAAGCTTCGTACCCTGGCCACTGCCCTGATGTTCATCCCGCTGTTCGCCTGCGCGGTGGAAGGCGATGGCAATACGGCGGCGGTGAAGAAATCGTTCGAGCAGAAATTCCCGCAGCGGGAAGTGCAGTCGGTCAGTGCGTCGCCGGTCAAGGGCGTGTACGAAGTGGTGCTGGCCGGCCGCCAGATTGTCTACACCGACGCCAAGGTCACCCATCTGTTCGTCGGCGACCTGATCGACGTGCAGAACAAGAAAAGCCTGACCGAAGAGCGCATGGCTGCGCTGAGCAAGGTCAACTGGGCCGATCTGCCGCTGGAACTGGCGATCAAGGACGTGCGCGGCGACGGCAGCCGCAAGCTGGCGGTGTTCTCCGATCCGGACTGCCCGTTCTGCAAGCGGCTGGAACGCGACAGCCTGCCGGGTCTGAACAACGTCACCATCTACACCTTCCTGCTGCCGCTGACCGAGCTGCACCCGGACGCGATGAACAAGTCGAAGAAGATCTGGTGCAGCAAGGACCGGCTGGCGAGCTGGACCGGCGTCATGCGCGACGGCAAGGCGCTGACCGGCGACGGCAACTGCGATACCGCCGCACTGGACCGCATCCAGGCGCTGGGCAAGAAGCTGGGCGTGACCGGTACGCCGGCGCTGGTGTTCGGCAATGGCCAGCTGGTGGCCGGTGCGATCCCGCGCGACGACATCGACAAGCTGCTGTCGAGCAAGTAA
- a CDS encoding tyrosine-type recombinase/integrase, translating into MSRPPSLLPGDGRRSVVTDDPRAGAQRPLLIEARDDVAAIITWLREFEDSPHTLTNYRKESRRLLLWAQDRGRELRTLRREDLLDYQRFLANPQPAAQWTGPARPQDHPDWKPFTGPLKPSSIKQALVILGAMFKYLYDAGYLDANPLALSRRKSRGVMADAPLERYFEHEVWEAVLDSLEKLPMETEREQRHYERARWLFHLLYLSGVRRSEVARATMGDIFQRNGLWWWRVLGKGNKIGDIPVSEDLLAALARYRGHLGLSPLPLPGEATPLVCRVIGRGQYTTLTPTAIYLIVKQVFLRAAALFRSHDRHLASRLEAASTHWLRHTSASHQLDAGVPLLVVSQNLRHASIQTTRKYLHSEDDARHAATQALKMRRSTDKE; encoded by the coding sequence ATGAGCCGCCCGCCATCGCTGCTGCCCGGCGATGGCCGCCGGTCCGTCGTGACCGACGACCCGCGTGCAGGCGCCCAGCGGCCGCTGCTGATCGAAGCCCGCGACGACGTCGCCGCCATCATCACCTGGCTGCGCGAGTTCGAGGACTCGCCGCATACCCTGACCAACTATCGCAAGGAATCGCGCCGTCTGCTGCTGTGGGCGCAGGACCGCGGCCGCGAGCTGCGCACGCTGCGCCGCGAGGACCTGCTCGACTACCAGCGCTTTCTGGCCAATCCGCAGCCGGCAGCGCAATGGACCGGCCCGGCCCGGCCGCAGGACCATCCGGACTGGAAGCCGTTCACCGGTCCGCTGAAGCCGTCCAGCATCAAGCAGGCGCTGGTCATTCTCGGTGCGATGTTCAAATACCTGTACGACGCCGGTTATCTGGACGCCAATCCGCTGGCGCTGTCGCGGCGCAAGTCACGCGGCGTCATGGCCGATGCACCGCTGGAGCGCTATTTCGAGCACGAGGTATGGGAGGCGGTTCTCGACAGCCTGGAGAAACTGCCGATGGAAACCGAGCGCGAGCAGCGACACTACGAACGCGCGCGCTGGCTGTTCCACCTGCTGTACCTGTCCGGCGTCCGCCGCTCGGAAGTCGCGCGCGCCACCATGGGCGACATTTTCCAGCGCAACGGGCTGTGGTGGTGGCGGGTGCTCGGCAAGGGCAACAAGATCGGGGACATCCCGGTCAGCGAGGACCTGCTCGCTGCGCTCGCACGCTATCGCGGCCACCTCGGCCTGTCGCCGCTGCCGCTGCCGGGCGAGGCCACACCGCTGGTGTGCCGGGTGATCGGGCGCGGCCAGTACACCACACTGACGCCGACGGCGATCTACCTGATCGTCAAGCAGGTGTTCCTGCGCGCTGCCGCACTGTTCCGCAGCCATGACCGCCATCTGGCCAGCCGGCTGGAAGCGGCCTCGACCCACTGGTTGCGGCACACCTCGGCCTCGCACCAGCTCGATGCCGGCGTGCCGCTGCTGGTCGTCAGCCAGAACCTGCGCCACGCCAGCATCCAGACCACGCGCAAATACCTGCACAGCGAAGACGACGCCCGCCACGCCGCCACCCAGGCGCTGAAGATGCGCCGGTCGACGGACAAGGAGTAA
- a CDS encoding DNA-binding protein: MPSSDIASRIRATAQQLVAEGTWPTVVNVRERLGTGSNTTINNELRAWRQWFLARVSSSTRRPDWPGVLGDAMDTLWQTACEQAERQLDTLRQEVSAELDALRGEFARQEAALLDTDAARQQAQAELARVQDALLAQQQAGERLAQQVAELEAALDRARRDHDTLSGQLQTAAQRHADALAEQERQAEQRLALAVTDGEKREALAYERLEGLRAMLYEQADRERLEHEQEKKRQDVLIADLRQELASAQTHWHERLLGSERERALLEARAEAQLARQAELEARLLDATAREQRQAAREAALEQQLVRLRTEYASDDGTPA, encoded by the coding sequence ATGCCCTCCAGCGATATTGCCTCGCGCATTCGCGCCACTGCCCAGCAACTGGTGGCCGAAGGCACCTGGCCCACGGTGGTCAATGTGCGCGAGCGCCTCGGCACCGGCTCCAACACCACCATCAACAATGAGCTGCGGGCCTGGCGCCAGTGGTTCCTGGCCCGGGTGTCGTCCAGCACCCGCCGGCCGGACTGGCCCGGTGTGCTCGGCGATGCCATGGACACGCTGTGGCAGACTGCCTGCGAGCAGGCGGAACGCCAGCTCGACACACTGCGACAGGAAGTCAGCGCCGAGCTCGACGCCCTGCGCGGCGAGTTCGCCCGCCAGGAAGCGGCGCTGCTCGATACCGACGCGGCCCGGCAGCAGGCGCAGGCAGAACTGGCCCGCGTGCAGGACGCCCTGCTGGCACAGCAACAGGCCGGCGAACGACTGGCACAGCAGGTAGCGGAACTGGAAGCCGCGCTGGACCGTGCCCGCCGCGACCACGACACCCTGTCCGGACAGTTGCAGACGGCCGCCCAGCGACACGCCGACGCCCTGGCCGAGCAGGAACGGCAGGCGGAACAGCGTCTGGCGCTGGCGGTGACCGATGGCGAGAAGCGCGAGGCGCTGGCCTATGAACGGCTGGAAGGGCTGCGTGCCATGCTGTACGAGCAGGCCGATCGCGAGCGGCTCGAACACGAGCAGGAAAAAAAGCGCCAGGATGTCCTGATCGCCGATCTGCGCCAGGAACTGGCCAGCGCACAGACCCACTGGCACGAGCGGCTGCTTGGCAGCGAACGCGAACGCGCCCTGCTGGAAGCGCGCGCCGAAGCGCAGCTGGCCCGCCAGGCCGAGCTGGAAGCGCGGCTGCTTGATGCCACTGCGCGCGAGCAGCGACAGGCCGCACGCGAAGCGGCACTGGAGCAGCAACTGGTACGACTGCGGACCGAATACGCGTCCGATGACGGAACACCGGCATGA
- a CDS encoding asparaginase — translation MTTLCILYAGGTIGMVPGKQGLEPRPGVMNAALAPLIPAGIDWELVEYAPLIDSSNAAPADWGRLAADLAARRERYDGFVVLHGTDTLAHTASALAFLLPGFGKPVAVTGSMRPLFEPGSDAPANVALAIAAASHDRLAEVVVPFAGRVWRGCRVRKADSASDDAFVAPNDAPLYADGRWFPERLLAVDAAGFRPRATRLDRDVALIWLAPGATVTAAAQTLALPGLAGAVLVGYGAGNVPDRLAPALAQAAARGVVLASVTQAWRGGVAPGCYAASAALAAAGAVPCGDMTPEAALAKLTVLLSDLDDAGAVRAAMAAVACGERRADA, via the coding sequence ATGACAACACTCTGCATCCTGTACGCCGGTGGCACCATCGGCATGGTGCCGGGCAAGCAGGGCCTCGAGCCCCGTCCCGGCGTGATGAATGCGGCGCTGGCACCGCTGATTCCGGCCGGCATCGACTGGGAACTGGTCGAATATGCGCCGCTGATCGATTCGTCGAACGCGGCGCCGGCCGACTGGGGGCGGCTGGCGGCTGACCTGGCTGCACGCCGTGAGCGCTACGACGGCTTTGTCGTGCTGCATGGCACCGACACGCTGGCGCACACTGCCTCCGCGCTGGCCTTTCTGCTGCCGGGCTTCGGCAAGCCGGTGGCGGTGACCGGCTCGATGCGGCCGCTGTTCGAGCCCGGCTCGGACGCGCCGGCCAATGTGGCGCTGGCGATCGCTGCCGCCAGCCACGACCGGCTGGCCGAAGTGGTGGTGCCGTTTGCCGGGCGGGTATGGCGCGGCTGCCGGGTCCGCAAGGCCGACAGCGCCAGTGATGACGCCTTTGTCGCCCCGAATGATGCCCCGCTGTACGCCGACGGACGGTGGTTTCCCGAACGCCTGCTCGCGGTGGACGCCGCCGGTTTCCGGCCGCGCGCGACCCGGCTCGACCGGGATGTGGCGCTGATCTGGCTGGCGCCCGGCGCCACCGTGACCGCCGCCGCGCAAACGCTGGCGCTGCCCGGGCTGGCCGGCGCGGTGCTGGTCGGCTATGGCGCCGGCAACGTGCCGGACCGGCTGGCGCCAGCACTGGCACAGGCTGCCGCCCGCGGTGTGGTGCTGGCCAGCGTGACCCAGGCCTGGCGGGGCGGGGTTGCCCCCGGCTGCTACGCGGCCAGTGCCGCGCTGGCCGCTGCGGGTGCGGTGCCATGCGGCGACATGACGCCGGAAGCGGCCCTGGCCAAACTGACCGTGCTGCTGTCCGACCTGGACGATGCGGGCGCGGTGCGGGCGGCAATGGCTGCCGTGGCCTGCGGCGAACGCCGGGCCGATGCCTGA
- a CDS encoding RNA-binding S4 domain-containing protein produces the protein MNQTFTLSGEYIALCDLLKVCGVVDSGGAGKLLVAQGDVRVDGQVELRKTCKIRAGQRVSGDGFSIRVEGATA, from the coding sequence ATGAATCAGACTTTTACCCTTTCCGGCGAATACATCGCCTTGTGCGACCTGCTGAAAGTATGTGGCGTGGTCGATTCCGGTGGCGCAGGCAAGCTGCTGGTGGCGCAGGGTGACGTTCGCGTCGACGGACAGGTCGAACTGCGCAAGACCTGCAAGATCCGCGCCGGTCAGCGGGTCAGCGGTGACGGCTTCTCGATCCGGGTCGAGGGCGCCACGGCGTGA
- a CDS encoding oxidoreductase-like domain-containing protein produces the protein MNPVVDDPEPLPPEPPGDNECCESGCERCVWTVHAEAMDAWRAAHAEWKLRELERELQAGE, from the coding sequence GTGAATCCCGTGGTCGACGATCCGGAACCCTTGCCGCCGGAACCGCCTGGCGACAATGAATGCTGCGAGTCCGGCTGTGAGCGCTGCGTGTGGACCGTCCATGCCGAGGCGATGGATGCATGGCGGGCCGCGCATGCGGAATGGAAGCTGCGCGAACTGGAGCGTGAACTGCAGGCCGGCGAGTGA
- a CDS encoding 3',5'-nucleoside bisphosphate phosphatase yields the protein MIPLDLHCHSTASDGALSPTDLVTRVAGRGGRVLALTDHDCTAGLAEARATAAAHGIRFINGAEVSVTWRKRTLHIVGLGIDPDCQVLADGLYSIRHGRVDRAREMAADLIRVGIDDAFAGAMRFCSNPEMIGRTHFARYLVESGKAKDTQQVFKRYLVEGKPGFVPFEWAALGDVVGWIRAAGGIAVIAHPGRYKIGKRLMLELVEEFKAAGGEGIEVVSGSHSASEIPQFAHLARSQELLASSGSDFHAPGEGGRDVGYTLPLPAGCVPVWERLGIVAGDYEK from the coding sequence ATGATTCCCCTCGACCTGCATTGCCACTCCACCGCCTCGGACGGCGCCCTGAGCCCGACCGATCTGGTGACGCGCGTCGCCGGTCGTGGCGGACGCGTGCTGGCGCTGACCGATCACGACTGCACCGCAGGCCTGGCCGAGGCGCGCGCGACGGCCGCCGCGCACGGCATCCGCTTTATCAATGGCGCGGAAGTCTCGGTGACCTGGCGCAAGCGGACGCTGCATATCGTCGGTCTTGGCATCGATCCTGATTGCCAGGTTCTGGCCGACGGCCTGTACTCGATCCGCCATGGTCGCGTCGACCGCGCCCGTGAAATGGCGGCTGACCTGATCCGGGTCGGCATCGACGATGCCTTTGCCGGTGCAATGCGTTTTTGCAGCAATCCGGAAATGATCGGCCGTACCCATTTCGCCCGCTATCTGGTGGAAAGCGGCAAGGCCAAGGACACCCAGCAGGTGTTCAAGCGCTATCTGGTCGAAGGCAAGCCGGGCTTCGTGCCGTTCGAATGGGCGGCGCTTGGCGATGTGGTCGGCTGGATTCGCGCGGCAGGCGGCATTGCCGTCATTGCCCACCCGGGTCGCTACAAGATCGGCAAGCGGCTGATGCTCGAACTGGTCGAGGAATTCAAGGCTGCCGGCGGCGAGGGCATCGAGGTGGTCAGCGGCAGCCATTCGGCCAGCGAGATTCCCCAGTTCGCCCATCTGGCCCGTTCGCAGGAACTGCTGGCGTCCAGCGGCAGCGATTTCCATGCGCCGGGCGAAGGCGGGCGCGATGTCGGCTATACGCTGCCGTTGCCGGCGGGTTGCGTGCCGGTCTGGGAACGGCTTGGCATCGTTGCCGGCGACTATGAAAAATAG
- a CDS encoding L-threonylcarbamoyladenylate synthase translates to MAQFFSIHPETPQGRLIRDAVKILREGGVVAYPTDSCYALGCRLSDKQAMERIIAIRQLDLRHHFTLVCRDLSELGTYAKVDNATYRLLKAVTPGPYTFILQATKEVPRRTLHPKRQTIGLRVPDHPVALAMLEEMGEPILSCTLMLPGDDLPPTDPYEIRDVLDKQLDAIIDGGYCGVEPTSVIDLTSGAPELIRAGAGKLAAFGLSAA, encoded by the coding sequence ATGGCACAGTTCTTTTCCATTCATCCCGAAACGCCGCAAGGACGCCTGATCCGCGATGCGGTGAAGATCCTGCGCGAAGGCGGGGTGGTCGCCTATCCGACCGATTCCTGTTATGCGCTGGGCTGCCGGCTGTCCGACAAGCAGGCGATGGAACGCATCATCGCCATCCGCCAGCTCGACCTGCGCCACCATTTCACCCTGGTCTGTCGCGACCTGTCCGAACTCGGCACCTATGCCAAGGTCGACAACGCCACCTACCGGCTGCTGAAGGCGGTCACGCCGGGGCCCTATACCTTCATTCTGCAGGCGACAAAGGAAGTACCGCGCCGCACGCTGCACCCGAAGCGGCAGACCATCGGCCTGCGCGTGCCCGACCATCCGGTCGCGCTGGCGATGCTGGAGGAAATGGGCGAGCCGATCCTGTCCTGCACGCTGATGCTGCCGGGCGACGACCTGCCACCGACCGATCCGTACGAAATCCGTGACGTGCTGGACAAGCAGCTCGACGCCATCATCGACGGCGGCTACTGCGGCGTGGAGCCGACCTCGGTCATCGACCTGACTTCCGGCGCGCCGGAACTGATCCGCGCCGGTGCCGGCAAGCTTGCTGCCTTCGGCCTCAGCGCCGCCTGA
- a CDS encoding site-2 protease family protein — protein MTDYADLIQKIAIYALPVLFAITVHEAAHAYAAKRYGDNTAFMLGRMTLNPLKHIDPIGTVLLPMLSLALGGFLFGWAKPVPVNFSALRNPKRDMRYVALAGPLANLLMAIVWALMYKLALYTDGYFTDPLMLMASGGVAINVTLMVLNLIPIPPLDGGRILVSLLPPRQAYTVSRIEPYGMWILIALLFTGALSVIMRPFQALLYSFLNLFI, from the coding sequence ATGACCGACTACGCCGACCTGATCCAGAAAATCGCCATCTATGCGCTGCCGGTGCTGTTTGCCATCACCGTGCACGAGGCCGCGCACGCCTATGCGGCCAAACGCTACGGCGACAATACGGCCTTCATGCTCGGGCGCATGACGCTGAATCCGCTTAAACACATCGACCCGATCGGCACCGTGCTGCTGCCGATGCTGTCGCTGGCGCTCGGTGGCTTCCTGTTTGGCTGGGCCAAGCCGGTGCCGGTCAATTTCTCCGCGCTGCGCAACCCGAAGCGGGACATGCGCTATGTGGCGCTGGCCGGTCCGCTGGCCAATCTGCTGATGGCCATCGTCTGGGCGCTGATGTACAAACTGGCGCTTTATACCGACGGCTATTTCACCGACCCGCTGATGCTGATGGCCTCGGGTGGCGTGGCGATCAACGTCACACTGATGGTGCTGAACCTGATTCCGATCCCGCCGCTCGATGGCGGGCGCATCCTGGTCAGCCTGCTGCCGCCGCGCCAGGCCTATACCGTGTCGCGCATCGAGCCGTACGGCATGTGGATCCTGATTGCGCTGCTGTTTACCGGCGCCCTGTCGGTGATCATGCGACCGTTCCAGGCACTGCTCTATAGTTTCCTCAACCTGTTCATCTGA
- a CDS encoding tryptophan--tRNA ligase, whose product MYPERVLSGMRPTGSLHLGHYHGALKNWVRLQSEYECLFFVADWHALTTSYEDPSIIGRSTWDMVIDWLAAGVDPSRATLFIQSRVPEHAELHLLLSMITPLSWLERVPTYKDQIEKLSHKDLGTYGFLGYPLMQSADILIYRATFVPVGEDQIPHIEITREVARRYNHIYGREAGFEEKAEAAIRKMGPKRGKLYEELRTRYLQDGDEEALESARALLADTQNLSHGDRERLFGFLENKGKVILVEPQTLLTEASRLPGLDGQKMSKSYGNGIFLREEPDSVGRKIRSMPTDPARVRRTDPGTPEKCPVWQLHQVYSTDTTRTWVREGCTSAGIGCLDCKQPVIDAVLAEQQPMFERAQPYLDDPSLVRSIVADGCERARKLAQDTMRDVREAMGLGYQ is encoded by the coding sequence ATGTACCCCGAACGCGTTCTATCGGGCATGCGCCCGACCGGCAGCCTGCACCTTGGCCATTATCATGGCGCCCTGAAAAACTGGGTGCGGCTGCAGTCCGAGTACGAGTGCCTGTTTTTCGTTGCCGACTGGCATGCGCTGACCACCAGCTACGAGGATCCGTCGATCATCGGCCGCAGCACCTGGGACATGGTCATCGACTGGCTTGCCGCCGGCGTGGACCCGTCGCGGGCCACGCTGTTCATCCAGTCGCGGGTACCGGAACACGCCGAGCTGCATTTGCTGCTGTCGATGATCACGCCGCTGTCGTGGCTGGAACGGGTGCCGACCTACAAGGACCAGATCGAAAAACTGTCGCACAAGGATCTCGGCACCTACGGCTTCCTCGGCTATCCGCTGATGCAGTCGGCCGACATCCTGATCTATCGCGCGACCTTCGTGCCGGTCGGCGAGGACCAGATCCCGCATATCGAGATTACCCGCGAAGTCGCCCGCCGCTACAACCATATCTACGGGCGCGAAGCCGGCTTCGAAGAGAAGGCCGAGGCCGCCATCCGCAAGATGGGGCCGAAGCGCGGCAAGCTGTACGAGGAACTGCGCACCCGCTACCTGCAGGACGGTGACGAGGAAGCGCTGGAATCGGCGCGCGCGCTGCTGGCCGATACGCAGAACCTGAGTCATGGCGACCGCGAACGGCTGTTCGGCTTCCTGGAAAACAAGGGCAAGGTGATCCTGGTCGAGCCGCAGACGCTGCTGACCGAGGCTAGCCGGCTGCCGGGCCTGGACGGACAGAAAATGTCGAAGAGCTACGGCAACGGCATCTTCCTGCGCGAAGAACCGGACAGCGTCGGCCGCAAGATCCGCTCGATGCCGACCGATCCGGCCCGCGTGCGCCGCACCGACCCGGGTACGCCGGAGAAATGCCCGGTCTGGCAATTGCACCAGGTCTACTCGACCGACACGACCCGTACCTGGGTCCGCGAAGGCTGTACCAGCGCGGGGATCGGCTGTCTGGACTGCAAGCAGCCGGTGATCGATGCCGTGCTGGCCGAGCAGCAGCCGATGTTCGAGCGCGCGCAGCCGTATCTGGATGACCCGTCGCTGGTGCGCAGCATTGTCGCCGACGGCTGCGAACGGGCACGCAAGCTGGCGCAGGACACCATGCGCGACGTGCGCGAGGCCATGGGTCTGGGCTACCAGTAA
- a CDS encoding segregation and condensation protein A codes for MSAPLQLPLALVFGEPVTEAPQDLFIPPDALRVILESFEGPLDLLLYLIRKQNLNVVDIPMARITAQYMEYIETMLTARLELAAEYLLMAALLIEIKSRMLLPKPPSELENEVEDPRAELVRRLLEYEQMKLAALELDRLPQAERDFAWLAILVEQSAEKRLPEIGVADLKQAWMAILARARHHKHHQIQQDELSVREQMSAMLRILALKPFVEFGELFVPELGVSHVVVNFIAMLELAKEGMVVISQDQAYAPIYVRLSVQPVARAAG; via the coding sequence TTGAGCGCACCGCTGCAACTGCCGCTGGCCCTGGTGTTCGGCGAGCCGGTCACCGAGGCGCCGCAGGACCTGTTCATCCCGCCGGATGCGCTGCGCGTCATCCTCGAAAGTTTCGAGGGGCCGCTCGACCTGCTGCTGTACCTGATCCGCAAGCAGAACCTGAACGTGGTCGACATTCCGATGGCGCGCATCACCGCGCAGTACATGGAATACATCGAGACCATGCTGACGGCGCGGCTGGAACTGGCCGCCGAGTACCTGCTGATGGCGGCGCTGCTGATCGAAATCAAGTCGCGCATGCTGCTGCCGAAGCCGCCGTCCGAACTGGAAAATGAAGTCGAGGACCCGCGCGCCGAACTGGTGCGCCGGCTGCTTGAGTACGAGCAGATGAAGCTGGCGGCACTGGAACTCGACCGGTTGCCGCAGGCCGAGCGCGACTTTGCCTGGCTGGCGATCCTGGTCGAGCAGAGCGCGGAAAAACGCCTGCCGGAGATCGGCGTCGCCGACCTGAAGCAGGCGTGGATGGCCATTCTCGCCCGTGCCCGCCATCACAAGCATCACCAGATCCAGCAGGACGAGCTGTCGGTGCGTGAACAGATGAGCGCCATGCTGCGCATCCTGGCGCTGAAACCGTTTGTCGAATTCGGCGAACTGTTCGTGCCGGAGCTCGGCGTCAGCCATGTGGTGGTCAACTTCATCGCCATGCTGGAACTGGCGAAGGAGGGCATGGTGGTCATCAGCCAGGACCAGGCCTATGCCCCGATCTACGTGCGACTGTCGGTGCAGCCGGTGGCGCGCGCGGCCGGCTGA
- a CDS encoding LysR family transcriptional regulator translates to MDWDNLRVFLEIARSETLVQAARRLGMDHSTVSRRLRRFEQQLGSQLFERNNQGAALTPQGYQLLEYARQMESTLQQATEHVAGHDRQLFGRVRVGATEGFGSYVLAPLLAHFCHRHPQIAADVLPVPRFVNLSKHEADVAISIERPQSGPYIVSKLTDYRLGLYATAGYLERHAPIRQRDDLAAHALIGYADDLLFSEELRYLGDIAPGARLNVRSSSVIAQFTAAQRGFGLAVLPCFLASHSDSLLPVLAHDVQVVRQFWIVAPQERRHLARVAALWDYLRAAMDANRPFMMGDTRDMDWPDDAGPDSPSATGRAQPAARATGCTDSRT, encoded by the coding sequence ATGGACTGGGACAATCTGCGTGTCTTTCTGGAGATTGCCCGCAGCGAGACGCTGGTACAGGCGGCGCGGCGGCTGGGCATGGACCACTCGACGGTGTCGCGGCGGCTGCGCCGTTTCGAGCAGCAGCTGGGCAGCCAGTTGTTCGAGCGCAACAACCAGGGCGCGGCGCTGACGCCGCAGGGCTACCAGTTGCTGGAATACGCGCGGCAGATGGAAAGCACCCTGCAGCAGGCGACGGAACATGTCGCCGGCCATGACCGGCAGCTGTTCGGTCGGGTCAGGGTCGGGGCGACCGAGGGCTTCGGCAGTTATGTACTGGCGCCGCTGCTGGCGCACTTCTGCCATCGCCATCCGCAGATCGCCGCCGATGTCCTGCCGGTGCCGCGCTTCGTCAATCTGTCCAAGCACGAGGCCGATGTGGCGATCTCGATCGAGCGGCCGCAGAGTGGCCCGTATATCGTCAGCAAGCTGACCGACTACCGGCTCGGCCTGTATGCCACTGCCGGCTATCTGGAACGCCATGCGCCGATCCGCCAGCGCGACGATCTGGCAGCGCACGCGCTCATCGGTTACGCCGACGACCTGCTGTTCAGTGAGGAATTGCGCTATCTCGGCGATATCGCGCCCGGCGCGCGGCTGAATGTGCGCAGCAGCAGCGTGATCGCCCAGTTCACCGCGGCCCAGCGCGGCTTCGGGCTGGCGGTCTTGCCGTGTTTTCTCGCCAGCCACAGCGACAGCCTGCTGCCGGTGCTGGCGCACGACGTCCAGGTAGTGCGCCAGTTCTGGATCGTGGCACCGCAGGAGCGCCGCCACCTGGCCCGTGTCGCCGCGCTGTGGGACTACCTGCGTGCGGCCATGGACGCGAACCGGCCGTTCATGATGGGCGACACGCGGGACATGGACTGGCCGGACGATGCCGGCCCGGACAGCCCGTCAGCGACCGGCCGGGCTCAGCCGGCCGCGCGCGCCACCGGCTGCACCGACAGTCGCACGTAG